One segment of Rhinatrema bivittatum chromosome 14, aRhiBiv1.1, whole genome shotgun sequence DNA contains the following:
- the LOC115075979 gene encoding transmembrane protein 91-like isoform X2 translates to MDNTGSETEKLNPQQVSPAANVPPGYGAVRTDGTPEPPPYSSSSAGYGAATGGYLYPPNNPRQQGYSSLSNEGDGMGGPHVWASRQTTVILAPLHEPDYLGFSIFTMLCCCLPLGIAALVFSSMTQESNRRGDAFAARRNSQWARTLNYLALGIGVCFLVISIIVVIVVLQNHPSRDYP, encoded by the exons ATGGATAATACTGGGTCAGAGACAGAGAAGCTGAACCCTCAGCAGGTATCACCCGCAGCAAACGTTCCTCCGGGTTACGGGGCTGTAAGAACAGATGGCACCCCGGAGCCTCCACCATACAGCTCCAGCTCTGCAGGGTACGGCGCTGCCACGGGAGGATACCTGTACCCTCCAAACAACCCTCGGCAACAAGGCTACTCTTCTCTGTCCAACGAAGGTGACGGCATGGGAGGACCCCATGTGTGGGCCAGCAGGCAAACCACGGTCATCCTGGCTCCGCTGCACGAGCCCGACTACCTGGGCTTCTCCATCTTCACCATGCtgtgctgctgcctgcccctgggaATCGCTGCCCTGGTCTTCTCCTCCATG ACCCAAGAGTCCAATCGGAGAGGGGATGCCTTTGCAGCTCGCAGGAATTCGCAATGGGCCCGGACTCTGAACTACCTGGCTTTGGGCATTGGGGTTTGTTTCTTGGTGATCAGCATTATTGTGGTGATAGTGGTTCTCCAAAACCATCCTTCCCGTGACTACCCCTAG